A stretch of the Papaver somniferum cultivar HN1 chromosome 6, ASM357369v1, whole genome shotgun sequence genome encodes the following:
- the LOC113289929 gene encoding probable serine/threonine-protein kinase mps1 isoform X3 has translation MAVLNQLEIPNHPTKTNEAILQGSGLPSATEFGAWTALIAKTEKTSPVDLEKICLVYDTFLSHYPLCYGYWKKYANHMANLCTINRVVEVYERALEFATYSVHLWVDYCTFGMLLFEDPNDVRRLFERGMSFVRKDYLCHLLWDKYIEFEYSQKQWNSLAHIFILSLKIPTKKLNSYYDSFKKFSTIWKEEIVSQGSAVTDIQPGSDFEITDVAAYEDEDILGVIKDLLDPALGMRRLNALEKYLSVGEQFYHNASQIDADIRCFEGCVKRPYFHVKPLDLSQLENWHYYLDFVEMQGDFDWTVKLYEKCLIPCANYPEFWIRYVELMESNGGREIAKFALDRATNIFVKGVPAIHLFSANFREKIGDVSGAHSSIHSCSAESDSDFIERVKREANMEKRLGNNEAAYIIYEKALEIAKEKQMAHVLPTLYVHFSRFKYMVNGCIDTARGVLLQGFHHLPHCKLLLEFVDQCGTIDDIRKARERHRKLFPHIMSRTYCITEGQDMIISLPSNAPEDKVSGISTECLTLDHKRASPKGPDIPNGTPSEGIDDTKKTPQPQVSPKVVEQSEQSVMEQNSGDNDLVNDVSKQCETLKSPQHPLEGEHEEEQENMDIEPKDASKPPELKNVSINPRDVESRHLTPTVSHDSDDPKPDPTSHASEPENDAYACTNSDHSSQVHVQADSDPSRLSANPSFQQTQSQNQPPGSRNILSDSSAANDGNRSQINFNWQTPGDARSSLQGYPQNQSSVAQSGIFMHQVYPPFGQYQQMQPVSNVQQQSYAFVQPPPAQAGSQPVSFSHAQVHSYPPQSGQMQTSQAYINQLWHYYYQQQQHQQLPPVQQLQQQQLVLQQQQQQILVPQQQQQILIPQQMQQTLIPQQQQLQLQLQPQQFPLQTHSWSQISYHQQSQGTAQPNSQSSGPTSPLGTQSHPPSV, from the exons ATGGCTGTGTTAAATCAGTTAGAGATTCCTAATCATCCAA CCAAAACTAATGAGGCCATACTACAGGGATCTGGTTTGCCAAGCGCAACAGAGTTCGGTGCATGGACTGCTCTTATAGCAAAGACTGAAAAGACATCACCT gTTGACTTGGAGAAGATCTGCCTAGTATACGACACTTTCTTGTCTCATTACCCTTTGTGCTATGGTTATTGGAAAAAGTATGCTAATCACATGGCAAACCTGTGCACCATTAACAGGGTTGTTGAAGTTTATGAACGAGCATTAGAATTTGCGACCTACTCTGTTCATTTATGGGTCGACTATTGTACCTTCGGCATGTTGTTATTTGAAGATCCAAATGATGTTCGAAG ATTATTTGAAAGAGGAATGTCATTTGTTCGCAAAGACTATTTGTGCCATCTCTTGTGGGATAAATACATTGAATTCGAGTATTCACAGAAGCAGTGGAATTCCCTAGCTCATATCTTTATCCTATCTCTGAAAATCCCAACCAAAAAGCTGAATAGCTACTACGACAG TTTTAAAAAGTTCTCCACCATTTGGAAAGAAGAAATAGTATCACAAGGTAGTGCTGTCACAGACATACAACCAGGATCTGATTTTGAGATCACTGATGTAGCAGCTTATGAGGACGAAGATATCCTTGGTGTGATTAAAGACCTTCTAGATCCTGCACTTGGCATGCGTAGGCTTAATGCTTTGGAGAAGTATTTGTCAGTTGGAGAACAGTTCTATCACAATGCTAGTCAGATAGATGCAGATATCCGATGCTTTGAGGGTTGTGTCAAGAGGCCTTATTTCCATGTGAAACCGCTTGACCTTAGTCAGCTAGAAAACTGGCATTACTATCTAGACTTTGTTGAGATGCAAGGGGATTTTGACTGG ACTGTAAAACTTTATGAGAAATGCTTAATTCCATGTGCTAATTATCCGGAATTTTGGATACGCTATGTGGAGCTCATGGAAAGTAACGGAGGAAGAGAAATAGCAAAATTTGCTCTTGATCGGGCAACAAATATTTTTGTGAAG GGTGTACCAGCTATCCATTTATTTTCTGCAAACTTCAGGGAGAAAATAGGAGATGTTTCAGGTGCCCATTCTTCCATCCATAGTTGCAGTGCGGAGTCGGATTCTGACTTTATTGAAAGAGTTAAAAGAGAAGCTAACATGGAAAAACGTCTG gGAAATAATGAAGCAGCATATATTATATATGAGAAAGCCCTAGAAATTGCAAAAGAAAAGCAAATGGCACATGTCCTTCCCACTCTTTATGTTCACTTTAGTCGATTCAAATACATG GTCAACGGTTGTATAGATACCGCTAGAGGTGTCCTCCTCCAGGGTTTTCATCATTTGCCTCATTGCAAATTACTTCTAGAG TTTGTGGACCAATGTGGGACAATTGATGATATTAGGAAGGCACGGGAACGGCATAGGAAGTTATTTCCACATATTATGAGCCGTACATATTGTATCACAGAGGGTCAGGATATGATCATTAGTTTGCCTTCTAATGCTCCTGAAGATAAAGTTTCCGGTATATCAACAGAGTGTTTGACGCTTGACCACAAACGAGCATCTCCAAAAGGACCTGACATCCCTAATGGAACCCCGTCAGAAGGTATTGATGATACAAAGAAGACTCCGCAACCACAGGTATCGCCCAAAGTTGTAGAACAGTCTGAACAAAGTGTAATGGAGCAGAATTCAGGGGATAATGATTTAGTAAATGATGTCAGTAAACAGTGCGAAACTTTGAAATCCCCGCAACATCCTTTGGAAGGTGAACATGAAGAAGAGCAGGAAAATATGGATATTGAGCCAAAGGATGCTTCTAAACCACCTGAACTGAAAAATGTTTCAATAAATCCTCGGGATGTAGAAAGCCGACATTTGACCCCCACTGTTTCTCATGATAGTGATGATCCTAAACCAGACCCTACATCACATGCAAGTGAACCAGAGAATGATGCTTACGCATGCACGAACTCTGATCACTCGTCCCAAGTTCATGTTCAAGCAGATTCTGACCCTTCACGTTTGTCAGCTAATCCAAGTTTTCAACAAACTCAATCTCAGAATCAGCCACCGGGGTCGAGAAATATTTTATCTGATTCATCCGCTGCTAATGATGGAAATCGATCTCAGATTAACTTTAATTGGCAAACTCCTGGAGATGCTAGAAGTAGCTTGCAAGGTTATCCTCAAAACCAGTCATCCGTCGCACAATCAGGAATTTTTATGCATCAAGTTTATCCTCCGTTCGGTCAATACCAACAAATGCAGCCAG TATCAAATGTGCAGCAACAGAGTTACGCGTTTGTACAACCTCCTCCAGCTCAAGCAGGATCCCAACCCGTTTCTTTCTCTCATGCGCAAGTTCATTCATATCCACCTCAAAGTGGGCAAATGCAGACTAGTCAGGCATACATAAATCAGCTGTGGCATTACTattatcagcagcaacaacatcaacagCTACCACCGGTACAACAACTGCAGCAGCAACAACTTGTattacagcagcaacagcagcagatacTTGTAccgcagcaacagcagcagattcTAATACCACAGCAAATGCAGCAGACTCTAATaccacagcaacagcagctccagTTGCAATTGCAACCTCAGCAATTTCCACTACAGACACATTCATGGAGCCAAATCAGTTACCACCAGCAG AGCCAAGGAACTGCTCAACCTAATAGCCAGTCATCTGGACCTACCAGTCCTTTGGGTACCCAATCACATCCTCCCAGCGTTTAA
- the LOC113289929 gene encoding uncharacterized protein LOC113289929 isoform X1 → MAVLNQLEIPNHPTKTNEAILQGSGLPSATEFGAWTALIAKTEKTSPVDLEKICLVYDTFLSHYPLCYGYWKKYANHMANLCTINRVVEVYERALEFATYSVHLWVDYCTFGMLLFEDPNDVRRLFERGMSFVRKDYLCHLLWDKYIEFEYSQKQWNSLAHIFILSLKIPTKKLNSYYDSFKKFSTIWKEEIVSQGSAVTDIQPGSDFEITDVAAYEDEDILGVIKDLLDPALGMRRLNALEKYLSVGEQFYHNASQIDADIRCFEGCVKRPYFHVKPLDLSQLENWHYYLDFVEMQGDFDWTVKLYEKCLIPCANYPEFWIRYVELMESNGGREIAKFALDRATNIFVKGVPAIHLFSANFREKIGDVSGAHSSIHSCSAESDSDFIERVKREANMEKRLGNNEAAYIIYEKALEIAKEKQMAHVLPTLYVHFSRFKYMVNGCIDTARGVLLQGFHHLPHCKLLLEGLLNFEMMHRGPWNVKLVDSIVEHSVFPGPNSSKVLSPEDRQDISSLYLQFVDQCGTIDDIRKARERHRKLFPHIMSRTYCITEGQDMIISLPSNAPEDKVSGISTECLTLDHKRASPKGPDIPNGTPSEGIDDTKKTPQPQVSPKVVEQSEQSVMEQNSGDNDLVNDVSKQCETLKSPQHPLEGEHEEEQENMDIEPKDASKPPELKNVSINPRDVESRHLTPTVSHDSDDPKPDPTSHASEPENDAYACTNSDHSSQVHVQADSDPSRLSANPSFQQTQSQNQPPGSRNILSDSSAANDGNRSQINFNWQTPGDARSSLQGYPQNQSSVAQSGIFMHQVYPPFGQYQQMQPVSNVQQQSYAFVQPPPAQAGSQPVSFSHAQVHSYPPQSGQMQTSQAYINQLWHYYYQQQQHQQLPPVQQLQQQQLVLQQQQQQILVPQQQQQILIPQQMQQTLIPQQQQLQLQLQPQQFPLQTHSWSQISYHQQSQGTAQPNSQSSGPTSPLGTQSHPPSV, encoded by the exons ATGGCTGTGTTAAATCAGTTAGAGATTCCTAATCATCCAA CCAAAACTAATGAGGCCATACTACAGGGATCTGGTTTGCCAAGCGCAACAGAGTTCGGTGCATGGACTGCTCTTATAGCAAAGACTGAAAAGACATCACCT gTTGACTTGGAGAAGATCTGCCTAGTATACGACACTTTCTTGTCTCATTACCCTTTGTGCTATGGTTATTGGAAAAAGTATGCTAATCACATGGCAAACCTGTGCACCATTAACAGGGTTGTTGAAGTTTATGAACGAGCATTAGAATTTGCGACCTACTCTGTTCATTTATGGGTCGACTATTGTACCTTCGGCATGTTGTTATTTGAAGATCCAAATGATGTTCGAAG ATTATTTGAAAGAGGAATGTCATTTGTTCGCAAAGACTATTTGTGCCATCTCTTGTGGGATAAATACATTGAATTCGAGTATTCACAGAAGCAGTGGAATTCCCTAGCTCATATCTTTATCCTATCTCTGAAAATCCCAACCAAAAAGCTGAATAGCTACTACGACAG TTTTAAAAAGTTCTCCACCATTTGGAAAGAAGAAATAGTATCACAAGGTAGTGCTGTCACAGACATACAACCAGGATCTGATTTTGAGATCACTGATGTAGCAGCTTATGAGGACGAAGATATCCTTGGTGTGATTAAAGACCTTCTAGATCCTGCACTTGGCATGCGTAGGCTTAATGCTTTGGAGAAGTATTTGTCAGTTGGAGAACAGTTCTATCACAATGCTAGTCAGATAGATGCAGATATCCGATGCTTTGAGGGTTGTGTCAAGAGGCCTTATTTCCATGTGAAACCGCTTGACCTTAGTCAGCTAGAAAACTGGCATTACTATCTAGACTTTGTTGAGATGCAAGGGGATTTTGACTGG ACTGTAAAACTTTATGAGAAATGCTTAATTCCATGTGCTAATTATCCGGAATTTTGGATACGCTATGTGGAGCTCATGGAAAGTAACGGAGGAAGAGAAATAGCAAAATTTGCTCTTGATCGGGCAACAAATATTTTTGTGAAG GGTGTACCAGCTATCCATTTATTTTCTGCAAACTTCAGGGAGAAAATAGGAGATGTTTCAGGTGCCCATTCTTCCATCCATAGTTGCAGTGCGGAGTCGGATTCTGACTTTATTGAAAGAGTTAAAAGAGAAGCTAACATGGAAAAACGTCTG gGAAATAATGAAGCAGCATATATTATATATGAGAAAGCCCTAGAAATTGCAAAAGAAAAGCAAATGGCACATGTCCTTCCCACTCTTTATGTTCACTTTAGTCGATTCAAATACATG GTCAACGGTTGTATAGATACCGCTAGAGGTGTCCTCCTCCAGGGTTTTCATCATTTGCCTCATTGCAAATTACTTCTAGAG GGACTGTTGAACTTTGAGATGATGCACAGAGGGCCATGGAATGTAAAATTGGTTGACTCTATTGTTGAGCATTCAGTATTTCCTGGGCCTAATTCATCTAAAGTTCTGAGCCCTGAAGATCGTCAAGATATTTCAAGCTTATATTTACAG TTTGTGGACCAATGTGGGACAATTGATGATATTAGGAAGGCACGGGAACGGCATAGGAAGTTATTTCCACATATTATGAGCCGTACATATTGTATCACAGAGGGTCAGGATATGATCATTAGTTTGCCTTCTAATGCTCCTGAAGATAAAGTTTCCGGTATATCAACAGAGTGTTTGACGCTTGACCACAAACGAGCATCTCCAAAAGGACCTGACATCCCTAATGGAACCCCGTCAGAAGGTATTGATGATACAAAGAAGACTCCGCAACCACAGGTATCGCCCAAAGTTGTAGAACAGTCTGAACAAAGTGTAATGGAGCAGAATTCAGGGGATAATGATTTAGTAAATGATGTCAGTAAACAGTGCGAAACTTTGAAATCCCCGCAACATCCTTTGGAAGGTGAACATGAAGAAGAGCAGGAAAATATGGATATTGAGCCAAAGGATGCTTCTAAACCACCTGAACTGAAAAATGTTTCAATAAATCCTCGGGATGTAGAAAGCCGACATTTGACCCCCACTGTTTCTCATGATAGTGATGATCCTAAACCAGACCCTACATCACATGCAAGTGAACCAGAGAATGATGCTTACGCATGCACGAACTCTGATCACTCGTCCCAAGTTCATGTTCAAGCAGATTCTGACCCTTCACGTTTGTCAGCTAATCCAAGTTTTCAACAAACTCAATCTCAGAATCAGCCACCGGGGTCGAGAAATATTTTATCTGATTCATCCGCTGCTAATGATGGAAATCGATCTCAGATTAACTTTAATTGGCAAACTCCTGGAGATGCTAGAAGTAGCTTGCAAGGTTATCCTCAAAACCAGTCATCCGTCGCACAATCAGGAATTTTTATGCATCAAGTTTATCCTCCGTTCGGTCAATACCAACAAATGCAGCCAG TATCAAATGTGCAGCAACAGAGTTACGCGTTTGTACAACCTCCTCCAGCTCAAGCAGGATCCCAACCCGTTTCTTTCTCTCATGCGCAAGTTCATTCATATCCACCTCAAAGTGGGCAAATGCAGACTAGTCAGGCATACATAAATCAGCTGTGGCATTACTattatcagcagcaacaacatcaacagCTACCACCGGTACAACAACTGCAGCAGCAACAACTTGTattacagcagcaacagcagcagatacTTGTAccgcagcaacagcagcagattcTAATACCACAGCAAATGCAGCAGACTCTAATaccacagcaacagcagctccagTTGCAATTGCAACCTCAGCAATTTCCACTACAGACACATTCATGGAGCCAAATCAGTTACCACCAGCAG AGCCAAGGAACTGCTCAACCTAATAGCCAGTCATCTGGACCTACCAGTCCTTTGGGTACCCAATCACATCCTCCCAGCGTTTAA
- the LOC113289929 gene encoding uncharacterized protein LOC113289929 isoform X2, with translation MAVLNQLEIPNHPTKTNEAILQGSGLPSATEFGAWTALIAKTEKTSPVDLEKICLVYDTFLSHYPLCYGYWKKYANHMANLCTINRVVEVYERALEFATYSVHLWVDYCTFGMLLFEDPNDVRRLFERGMSFVRKDYLCHLLWDKYIEFEYSQKQWNSLAHIFILSLKIPTKKLNSYYDSFKKFSTIWKEEIVSQGSAVTDIQPGSDFEITDVAAYEDEDILGVIKDLLDPALGMRRLNALEKYLSVGEQFYHNASQIDADIRCFEGCVKRPYFHVKPLDLSQLENWHYYLDFVEMQGDFDWTVKLYEKCLIPCANYPEFWIRYVELMESNGGREIAKFALDRATNIFVKGVPAIHLFSANFREKIGDVSGAHSSIHSCSAESDSDFIERVKREANMEKRLGNNEAAYIIYEKALEIAKEKQMAHVLPTLYVHFSRFKYMVNGCIDTARGVLLQGFHHLPHCKLLLEGLLNFEMMHRGPWNVKLVDSIVEHSVFPGPNSSKVLSPEDRQDISSLYLQFVDQCGTIDDIRKARERHRKLFPHIMSRTYCITEGQDMIISLPSNAPEDKVSGISTECLTLDHKRASPKGPDIPNGTPSEGIDDTKKTPQPQVSPKVVEQSEQSVMEQNSGDNDLVNDVSKQCETLKSPQHPLEGEHEEEQENMDIEPKDASKPPELKNVSINPRDVESRHLTPTVSHDSDDPKPDPTSHASEPENDAYACTNSDHSSQVHVQADSDPSRLSANPSFQQTQSQNQPPGSRNILSDSSAANDGNRSQINFNWQTPGDARSSLQGYPQNQSSVAQSGIFMHQVYPPFGQYQQMQPVSNVQQQSYAFVQPPPAQAGSQPVSFSHAQVHSYPPQSGQMQTSQAYINQLWHYYYQQQQHQQLPPVQQLQQQQLVLQQQQQQILVPQQQQQILIPQQMQQTLIPQQQQLQLQLQPQQFPLQTHSWSQISYHQQL, from the exons ATGGCTGTGTTAAATCAGTTAGAGATTCCTAATCATCCAA CCAAAACTAATGAGGCCATACTACAGGGATCTGGTTTGCCAAGCGCAACAGAGTTCGGTGCATGGACTGCTCTTATAGCAAAGACTGAAAAGACATCACCT gTTGACTTGGAGAAGATCTGCCTAGTATACGACACTTTCTTGTCTCATTACCCTTTGTGCTATGGTTATTGGAAAAAGTATGCTAATCACATGGCAAACCTGTGCACCATTAACAGGGTTGTTGAAGTTTATGAACGAGCATTAGAATTTGCGACCTACTCTGTTCATTTATGGGTCGACTATTGTACCTTCGGCATGTTGTTATTTGAAGATCCAAATGATGTTCGAAG ATTATTTGAAAGAGGAATGTCATTTGTTCGCAAAGACTATTTGTGCCATCTCTTGTGGGATAAATACATTGAATTCGAGTATTCACAGAAGCAGTGGAATTCCCTAGCTCATATCTTTATCCTATCTCTGAAAATCCCAACCAAAAAGCTGAATAGCTACTACGACAG TTTTAAAAAGTTCTCCACCATTTGGAAAGAAGAAATAGTATCACAAGGTAGTGCTGTCACAGACATACAACCAGGATCTGATTTTGAGATCACTGATGTAGCAGCTTATGAGGACGAAGATATCCTTGGTGTGATTAAAGACCTTCTAGATCCTGCACTTGGCATGCGTAGGCTTAATGCTTTGGAGAAGTATTTGTCAGTTGGAGAACAGTTCTATCACAATGCTAGTCAGATAGATGCAGATATCCGATGCTTTGAGGGTTGTGTCAAGAGGCCTTATTTCCATGTGAAACCGCTTGACCTTAGTCAGCTAGAAAACTGGCATTACTATCTAGACTTTGTTGAGATGCAAGGGGATTTTGACTGG ACTGTAAAACTTTATGAGAAATGCTTAATTCCATGTGCTAATTATCCGGAATTTTGGATACGCTATGTGGAGCTCATGGAAAGTAACGGAGGAAGAGAAATAGCAAAATTTGCTCTTGATCGGGCAACAAATATTTTTGTGAAG GGTGTACCAGCTATCCATTTATTTTCTGCAAACTTCAGGGAGAAAATAGGAGATGTTTCAGGTGCCCATTCTTCCATCCATAGTTGCAGTGCGGAGTCGGATTCTGACTTTATTGAAAGAGTTAAAAGAGAAGCTAACATGGAAAAACGTCTG gGAAATAATGAAGCAGCATATATTATATATGAGAAAGCCCTAGAAATTGCAAAAGAAAAGCAAATGGCACATGTCCTTCCCACTCTTTATGTTCACTTTAGTCGATTCAAATACATG GTCAACGGTTGTATAGATACCGCTAGAGGTGTCCTCCTCCAGGGTTTTCATCATTTGCCTCATTGCAAATTACTTCTAGAG GGACTGTTGAACTTTGAGATGATGCACAGAGGGCCATGGAATGTAAAATTGGTTGACTCTATTGTTGAGCATTCAGTATTTCCTGGGCCTAATTCATCTAAAGTTCTGAGCCCTGAAGATCGTCAAGATATTTCAAGCTTATATTTACAG TTTGTGGACCAATGTGGGACAATTGATGATATTAGGAAGGCACGGGAACGGCATAGGAAGTTATTTCCACATATTATGAGCCGTACATATTGTATCACAGAGGGTCAGGATATGATCATTAGTTTGCCTTCTAATGCTCCTGAAGATAAAGTTTCCGGTATATCAACAGAGTGTTTGACGCTTGACCACAAACGAGCATCTCCAAAAGGACCTGACATCCCTAATGGAACCCCGTCAGAAGGTATTGATGATACAAAGAAGACTCCGCAACCACAGGTATCGCCCAAAGTTGTAGAACAGTCTGAACAAAGTGTAATGGAGCAGAATTCAGGGGATAATGATTTAGTAAATGATGTCAGTAAACAGTGCGAAACTTTGAAATCCCCGCAACATCCTTTGGAAGGTGAACATGAAGAAGAGCAGGAAAATATGGATATTGAGCCAAAGGATGCTTCTAAACCACCTGAACTGAAAAATGTTTCAATAAATCCTCGGGATGTAGAAAGCCGACATTTGACCCCCACTGTTTCTCATGATAGTGATGATCCTAAACCAGACCCTACATCACATGCAAGTGAACCAGAGAATGATGCTTACGCATGCACGAACTCTGATCACTCGTCCCAAGTTCATGTTCAAGCAGATTCTGACCCTTCACGTTTGTCAGCTAATCCAAGTTTTCAACAAACTCAATCTCAGAATCAGCCACCGGGGTCGAGAAATATTTTATCTGATTCATCCGCTGCTAATGATGGAAATCGATCTCAGATTAACTTTAATTGGCAAACTCCTGGAGATGCTAGAAGTAGCTTGCAAGGTTATCCTCAAAACCAGTCATCCGTCGCACAATCAGGAATTTTTATGCATCAAGTTTATCCTCCGTTCGGTCAATACCAACAAATGCAGCCAG TATCAAATGTGCAGCAACAGAGTTACGCGTTTGTACAACCTCCTCCAGCTCAAGCAGGATCCCAACCCGTTTCTTTCTCTCATGCGCAAGTTCATTCATATCCACCTCAAAGTGGGCAAATGCAGACTAGTCAGGCATACATAAATCAGCTGTGGCATTACTattatcagcagcaacaacatcaacagCTACCACCGGTACAACAACTGCAGCAGCAACAACTTGTattacagcagcaacagcagcagatacTTGTAccgcagcaacagcagcagattcTAATACCACAGCAAATGCAGCAGACTCTAATaccacagcaacagcagctccagTTGCAATTGCAACCTCAGCAATTTCCACTACAGACACATTCATGGAGCCAAATCAGTTACCACCAGCAG TTATGA